One genomic window of Aptenodytes patagonicus chromosome 3, bAptPat1.pri.cur, whole genome shotgun sequence includes the following:
- the CNIH4 gene encoding protein cornichon homolog 4 isoform X1, with protein MESVVFIFSLIDCCALIFLSVYFIITLSDLECDYINARSCCSKLNKWVVPEVIGHAVVTVLMLISLHWFIFLLNLPVATWNIYRYIMVPSGNMGVFDPTEIHNRGQLKSHMKEAMIKLGFHLLCFFMYLYSMILALIND; from the exons ATGGAGTCGGTGGTCTTCATCTTCTCGCTGATTGACTGCTGCGCCCTCATCTTCCTCTCCGTCTACTTC ATAATTACACTATCAGATTTGGAATGTGACTACATTAACGCTAGATCATGCTGCTCAAAACTCAATAAA TGGGTGGTCCCTGAGGTGATTGGCCATGCTGTTGTAACTGTATTAATGCTTATTTCATTGCACTGGTTCATCTTTCTCCTTAATTTGCCAGTAGCAACATGGAATATATATAG GTACATTATGGTGCCAAGTGGAAACATGGGGGTATTCGATCCCACAGAGATCCATAACCGAGGACAACTGAAGTCACACATGAAAGAAGCCATGATTAAACTAGGCTttcatctgctctgtttcttcatGTACCTTTACAG TATGATTCTGGCTTTGATAAATGATTGA
- the CNIH4 gene encoding protein cornichon homolog 4 isoform X2 — translation MLISLHWFIFLLNLPVATWNIYRYIMVPSGNMGVFDPTEIHNRGQLKSHMKEAMIKLGFHLLCFFMYLYSMILALIND, via the exons ATGCTTATTTCATTGCACTGGTTCATCTTTCTCCTTAATTTGCCAGTAGCAACATGGAATATATATAG GTACATTATGGTGCCAAGTGGAAACATGGGGGTATTCGATCCCACAGAGATCCATAACCGAGGACAACTGAAGTCACACATGAAAGAAGCCATGATTAAACTAGGCTttcatctgctctgtttcttcatGTACCTTTACAG TATGATTCTGGCTTTGATAAATGATTGA